The sequence AAAAGTGTTTGACTgaaagaaatgtgtgttttttttttttgctttgccgACGGTAAACAACGTAAGTGAAGGTCAGATGTTTTGTAACGCTCCTGCTCCACATGTGCGGCACATCTGGATGGCTGCGCTTGATTTTTATCAACACGGTCCGGCTCACACAGAGGATTCCTGAACGATGTCCGTCTGTGTTCAGATTTATCTCTGAGTCCTGGATTGGATGAGCGTTACTaaaggtgtttttctttttaaatggatttatttCACAAGAACCCCAAAGCTGGTTTCTAACAAACACGGATAACCATTGAATTCTCCCaactgtttctaaaataaaaatataaaatgtgtttctgtttttgcatcCCAGAGCGTTACTATTGGGACGCGTCGCTGCGTATTCCCACCGCCGACTTCCAGGACGTCCTGCACGACGACGGGGCGGCGCTCGCCTGGCTGCTGGCCCTGCGTCGCGTCGGCATCGTCCACCTGAAGGGGGCGCCGGCGGAGCAGGGGCAAGTGGCCCGACTCGCTGAGAGGATCGGATATCTCAGGCTGACGTTTTACGGGTAGGACTCTGTGACGTTTActcctgttttaattttttaatccTACGAGCCCAGCCGGTGGTACGTGTCAAAGATGTTTACGTAAATTCACCTTCAATGGGTATTGATGTCGTAATAATTTAGGGCTTTTAATGGTGAATTTTATTGGTGATTATTCAGTAAATACCTCGGATCATTTAATAGCTAGAACTGGGTGTTTTAGATTTACTGAGCAGTCAGAAGTAACGCGTACAGGCTCTTAGTGTTCCTACAACACTGGGAGATAAATGGATAAATGTCCCTTTACCCCAGCTTCAGTGAAAGCACATGCTTTGTGTTGCCATCAACAAGCTGCTGGTATAATTCTGGCTGGATATCTGGCCGCTCTTCTTGGCAGATTCGGCGAACATTAGTTGGTTTCCTGGCTCACAGCCCGGCTTTAAGCGTAGCTCAGAAATTTGTTGGTAAAAATCGTTCCACCCTGGAAAACGTGGCTCaaattggtctttttttttttttttttaaagcctcaaatttaaaatattcacgCTCAGACCTCTCGTTGTATTAAAACGAGGTTGAAGTTTTAAAGAAAAGGAGCATTTTAAGGGGTTTGCAGCAGTCTTTCATCTGCAGCCGTGGTTCTTACTGGCTCCATATTGGAGCTTAGTGAGGATCTCTGGGCCCTTTTTCCATCATAGCGGTTCATCACTTTGACTTATTGCAGGGCTGATTGTTTGAGGACAGAGAAGgggaaaacaaactaaaagtatttcatcttttttttttttttttttttttaaaagccaggAAAAATAACCTGGTGCAGTCGGCTGCAGCAGAGATGTGAATCATAAAGCTCTTCCACTGCAGGAAGTGAAAAGTCTGCGGACGGAAAAAACCGAGTCTGCCGTCGGAGAAGCCATTAATGACTCAAGCTTCGTCCAAAACGAAGGCATACAAACAGGACATTGAAGATAACTTTTCCTCATTAGCGCTCGCCTCATGCTGCATCTCAATGAAGGATCTACTTAAGAGTCTAGAGTCTGAGCGCTCCTGTGAAGCTGCCCCGCTTTCCCCTCAGGGATCCCTCCCGAAGTTCATCTCATCTCATCCTTTTCTCCTCGCTGCCTAATTGTCGTTGCTGATCTTCTGTTGCCAAAGTGGAATAATTAAAGTGGGCTTTATTAATGAATGTTATCTTTGTCCTCAGGCATACATGGCAGGTCCAGGACAAATCCATGGCAAACAACGTGGCGTACACTTCGGGGAAGCTGAGTCTGCATACCGACTACCCCGCTCTACACTTTGCACCTGGGGTGAGGAAAATCTTTCTTAAACGCCGTTTTAGAGGATTAAACGGGAACGGGATCGGCGGTGAATCATGCCTTGGCATTTGGCCTTCCAGACTGGAGAGCTTTGAAAGGAGCGTTTGCTCGGCGTGTGTGCTTGGGCCCGCTGTAGGTGCAGTTCCTGCACTGCATCAACCAGGCGCAGGAAGGAGGGGAGAGCGAGGTGGTGGACGGCTTCCACATGGCCGAGCAGCTGCAGGCGGAGGATCCAGAGGCCTTCCGGACGCTCAGCTCGGTGCGCGTGGACTTCACCGACACCGGCACCGACTACTGCGACTTCATGCTGCAGTCCAAGAACCGCATCATCGAGTGAGTCCGGACGGGATGTCAGCTGATGCACACACGTCTGGTTttagggttttaaaaaaaaaagaaaatcagcccATTGTACGTCTGATGGCTGGGAGGTAGTGTGTGGTTGTTTGGAATGGAGACACTGCCATCTGCTGTTCAGAAATATTCAATAAGGAGATAAATATCCATACATTTTGTGTTCTGGCTCATGTTCAGGGGATTTTCAAACATGCGTCTACATTAGGGCACAAGAGAAACCTCAGGAATCTGACTGAGAAATGGGTAATTAGACAAACCTCATCAGAGATAACGCGCCATATTcaacaataaattaacatttatgtTCATTTTAACAGCAGACGTGCCTGTTCTGAAGGAATTCAACAACCACAATCAGAATCTGTTCTTATTTAGTTGTTCAGCTTCCGTTGGAGACgaaatgtttaaaacttgttttgcaaaaCAAGGAATAAAGAACCgctttggtatttttttatgtttcgaacaagatgctggtgaagattcatCCAGGttatggtcattccaaaaaagtaaaaaaaaacaaaaaaaaaaaactggatgatTCAAAATTTATTTAGAAGTTTTAATAATGTCCTGATTATATCATCATCAGTTTACCTAAGGCTAATGCTTTGTCCTTCTGTAACATCTCCGCTCAGTGTCGACTCTGAGGGCAAAGTTAccaaaataaactacaacaaCGCCACCAGGGACTCTGTGCTGGACCTCCCCTTACATCAGGTCCAGCCCTTCTATGCGGCCCTGAAGGCCTATGTGGACATAATGAACAGACCGAAGAACGTGGTCACCTACACCTTGGAGCCAGGTCAGTGGTCGCTTTGAAAACCATGATTTTaatataaatctgtttttatctgtGCTGTCTGACAGCTGGTTTATTCGTCCATCGTCTACTTCGTGTCGTCACAAACTTTGATTTGCCTTTTGGGACTCAAATGGGATTGAGcaacactaaataaaattggtGAAAGATTGAGACAATTTTATTGATCGCAGTTTATTCTGTGGCCTACCAGTCATACATTCACCTCTGACACGCATctgctaaccaaagtcaaagTCATGAACTGActggacaaaaacacagaatgaGTACAACAAATACAGGTGGGGGGGGTGAAGGGTTCTCCTAAAAGGCTTTTCATACTTTGCAGCACCCTTTCCTCCGGAGTGCCTTCTTCTCCTGCAACAAACATCCACAatattatttaaactgtttttgtcctttactGACAGCCTGTTCAAGCAACGGCTGAAGGAAAAGGTTGAAAGACTTTAATTTTTTAGGACTCAACCTTGTGGTGAGCCTGAGATTGGAGCGAGACATGTCTCCATTTGCATTaagtccattttttattttaaatttagggCTGGGATATTCCAGCACATGGGTATGATTTATTATAGTCCATTATAAAAGAGGAAACCTCCAATCCAGTCAATTCCCTTCCTGGATTACCTTTATTTATCTGCAGAGgtactccacacttttcagatttgttaaAAAGAATAGCCCCTAcatgcatccttttccttccactttagtTATGCATATTTGTGCTGGTCCATcaataaatcccaataaaacacctTAAGAGTTTATGATTGTGACGTGGCCAAATAGGAAattgggtgtgaatacttttgcaatttACTGTAAAGTCAGTAAATTTTACTTATGAGACTCCTTTCAAAACATAGACTGCAAAGTTCTTTAGAGAAGTAGaaattgttttgaaatgtttaataaaatgagAAAGTAAAACTGACATTTTAGCTGCTTTTTAAGAAGATGCAagctgtccaaaaaaaaaagaccgaATAGTGCGGTTTCAGAGAGAAGGCTGTTGCTCTGCAGGATCCTTCAGCTCGTCGTAAACAAGGTGATGAACAACATCTTTGTCATCATTAAGGTCGCGGTGACATTAAAACGTTACCGCCATCTCCGTCACAGCAGGCCAAATCAAGTTACCAATGTCTAGCGCAAGCCATGAAACGCATCTGTGCCGCAGCTAGCGGCTCAGATCCAGGACATTTATGTGGAGCAGGATGGATCTGTTAGTTCCCACGGCATTATTTCAAGCCCATAAACGTCCAAGCCGTcggtaacccccccccccccccccccccatgtccTCTCTGTGCTGCCACTGAAGGACTTCCCTGCAATAAAGAACGGATGTTCAGCCGCATTCCCATCAGCAGGTGGATGAAACCTGATTTGTTTCTGAACTTTAACTGATGCCTGACCTTCAGCTTCGTGACTTTTTAGCTTTTTGCGACGCAGGGGCAGCGGAAGATCATGTCGTCTTATACGTTACCTGCTCAATACCGTCTCACATCAACAGCTCTCACGTCTGGTCCTGCGTGTTTTATTACAGGTGACATCGTGACCTTTGACAACTGGCGTCTGCTGCACGGGAGGAAGAGCTACGTCAGCCGGCCAGACAGGCTGCGGCACTTGGAGGGCGCCTACCTGGACTGGGATGAGGTGATGTCTCGTCTCCGGATTCTCCGCAGAAATGTCCACGGGGACGACTGAGCCTCGGACTAAAGGTCGCATTTGCATAGAAAGCCTTAAAGCATCAACTGAGAATCTGAAACTACTAGGAAAGCGACACATTGTTCTTAAAAAACGCTTAAAACAGACAGAATTAGATTATTAACATATTAGACGGCGAGCTAAAAGTAAAGTCTGTTTTAATATTGTCTGAAACTTGTGCAACACAACAATGCAATGATGAAAAAGCcttgtttttagatttaaaaggtgcttttggaaatatttttatatgCTGTCCTGggtactttaatttatttttttctaaaatggcaTTATTCCCCTTTCTCTGAATATCTGgctcagatttcttttttttttctttactaattatttttttaaatgctgcctTTATTATTTTGTCTGATTATAAATATCCGTAAGAGTTGAAATTGTTTCCTGATGTTTTATCACTAAACGCTAGATTTTACAGGGAAAGACTGCCAGTTTTGACACCATTGTGGATTTTAGATCATTATTCAACTTTTAATACCAGATAAAGCTgagtaaataattttattgataat comes from Fundulus heteroclitus isolate FHET01 chromosome 4, MU-UCD_Fhet_4.1, whole genome shotgun sequence and encodes:
- the bbox1 gene encoding gamma-butyrobetaine dioxygenase — its product is MWMSTFARFACPVLQRTAPPMVRKALGACHRKVSPAAAPRFCTTPAHLRGHHTLGSASLPVAGPSVRHVRALDEERLMAVEWEDGGQSLYPFTWLRDNCQCPRCTLQSAEARLLLLADLDIHTGVDSVEVTKDSKVSIVWPDQHMSVFDAEWLRKRCFSAAARQAMQEELFLNERYYWDASLRIPTADFQDVLHDDGAALAWLLALRRVGIVHLKGAPAEQGQVARLAERIGYLRLTFYGHTWQVQDKSMANNVAYTSGKLSLHTDYPALHFAPGVQFLHCINQAQEGGESEVVDGFHMAEQLQAEDPEAFRTLSSVRVDFTDTGTDYCDFMLQSKNRIIDVDSEGKVTKINYNNATRDSVLDLPLHQVQPFYAALKAYVDIMNRPKNVVTYTLEPGDIVTFDNWRLLHGRKSYVSRPDRLRHLEGAYLDWDEVMSRLRILRRNVHGDD